A region of Salvia splendens isolate huo1 chromosome 17, SspV2, whole genome shotgun sequence DNA encodes the following proteins:
- the LOC121774241 gene encoding LEAF RUST 10 DISEASE-RESISTANCE LOCUS RECEPTOR-LIKE PROTEIN KINASE-like 2.1, which produces MTKCFTYKIGQGGFGIVYKGELPDGQLVAVKVLKETHDNADEFINEVASISRTSHVNIVNLLGFCFEKKKRALVYEYMPNKSLDKFIYKSCSLEWKKLYEVAVGVARGLEYLHRGCNTRIVHFDIKPQNILLDKDFCPKISDFGLSKLCMKKQSAISMLGTRGTVGYIAPEVFSRNFGVVSHKSDVYSYGIMLLHMVGSKYVEMGSPGSSENCNLDRVYKHVLVQSERAEDRMSEEEEETARRMVMLGFWCIQTFPIERPTMSKVVEMLEGKLESIEIPPRPFLLSSPLPQISSFISCNSTCTKLDLDSHPTPCSSQLQG; this is translated from the coding sequence atgacaaaatgctTCACTTACAAAATAGGCCAAGGAGGATTCGGAATTGTTTACAAGGGAGAGCTACCGGATGGCCAGCTAGTTGCGGTGAAGGTCTTAAAAGAAACTCACGATAACGCAGACGAATTCATCAATGAAGTCGCAAGCATCAGCAGAACCTCCCACGTCAACATTGTCAATCTCTTGGGATTTTGCTtcgagaaaaagaaaagggctCTCGTGTATGAATACATGCCTAACAAGTCATTAGACAAGTTCATCTACAAGTCCTGCTCCTTAGAGTGGAAGAAACTGTACGAGGTTGCAGTCGGGGTTGCCAGGGGTCTTGAGTATCTACACAGAGGCTGCAACACGAGGATCGTGCATTTTGACATCAAGCCTCAGAATATCCTTCTGGACAAGGACTTCTGTCCCAAGATATCGGATTTTGGGCTTTCGAAGCTGTGCATGAAGAAGCAGAGTGCGATATCCATGCTTGGGACAAGGGGGACCGTAGGGTACATTGCTCCCGAGGTATTCTCAAGAAACTTTGGCGTGGTTTCTCACAAGTCCGATGTGTATAGCTATGGGATCATGCTTCTTCACATGGTGGGGTCCAAATATGTGGAGATGGGGTCGCCTGGTTCGAGTGAAAACTGTAACTTGGATAGAGTTTACAAGCACGTGCTAGTGCAGAGCGAACGAGCGGAAGATCGGATGagtgaagaggaagaagagactGCGAGGAGAATGGTGATGTTGGGATTTTGGTGCATTCAGACATTTCCAATAGAGAGGCCAACAATGAGTAAGGTGGTGGAGATGTTAGAAGGGAAACTGGAGTCTATAGAGATTCCACCAAGGCCATTTTTGCTCTCTTCCCCACTACCACAAATTTCATCTTTCATTTCTTGTAATTCTACATGTACAAAATTGGACTTGGATTCACATCCTACACCTTGTTCTTCTCAACTGCAAGGTTGA
- the LOC121774242 gene encoding G-type lectin S-receptor-like serine/threonine-protein kinase LECRK2 has protein sequence MAAFAALVLFLSAPISAAPPSFEVIKSISLLSSLTPTDNTAWFSASNTFAFGFHETEDGYAVCIFFGSIKERTVVWTANTEKNPVVPDDVVLVLTGDGLVLQKSDSNDILSRIDNSSQPIAWAAMLDNGNFVLYNANGTVIWQTFDYPTDSLLPGQRLPRGGMLLSRAAKTDFRTGIFRLWMQYDANLVLYYVYGLDTPTDAYFSFETWGLGNNVSLNLESDGRLCLYNGGVWEKSLTSGGNPVGGVIYLVRLDWDGILRLYNRSLEKEDNWKSLWSVTEDKCLPKGLCGINSYCTNTDGGAECKCLPGFDIARKGEWSDGCTSDFKVDCRDTNQSRRYVMTSVGNVTWEDNYYSASRGTTEERCKEGCLQDCNCIVALFRDGECRKQKLPLSYGRFSPNATDMAFVRENSFNYIHPGLTGHRQRLTDVQKHALLGVSLGILGLLISGIIYYVRRQRGWCNQGKENKQSLDKFVLNHGYLAPKRYSYNEIKRITKSFTEKLGQGGYGVVYKGKLPDGQLVAVKVLKKTHDNAEEFVNEVASISRTSHVNIVNLLGFCYEKNKKALVYEFMPNKSLDKFIHKSRSTDPNCSLGWRKMYEIAVGVAQGLGYLHRGCNTRIVHFDIKPQNILLDEDFCPKISDFGLAKLCVKKQSIISMLGTRGTIGYIAPEVFSRNFGRVSHKSDVYSYGIMLLRMAETGTNVETKSSPSSEHYFLEEIYEHVVMQNEKIHALMTEEEEEVVRKMLMVGFWCTQTAPLDRPSMNKVVDMLQGNLQSIQIPPMPFLLSSPKPQLSCSLPVIVETYATPYGLINHYQPRGTLP, from the exons ATGGCCGCTTTTGCAGCCTTGGTTCTCTTCCTTTCTGCTCCCATTTCAGCAGCACCCCCCTCTTTTGAAGTAATCAAATCAATCAGCCTCTTATCTTCCTTAACACCCACAGACAACACTGCATGGTTCTCGGCTTCGAACACCTTCGCCTTTGGGTTCCACGAAACAGAGGATGGCTATGCCGTCTGCATCTTTTTCGGGAGCATCAAGGAGAGGACAGTGGTGTGGACAGCCAACACTGAGAAGAATCCGGTCGTTCCTGACGACGTCGTTCTGGTGCTAACAGGAGATGGACTCGTCTTGCAGAAGAGTGATTCCAACGATATATTGTCTCGGATAGACAACTCGTCCCAACCTATAGCATGGGCAGCTATGCTTGACAATGGCAACTTTGTGCTCTACAATGCTAATGGCACTGTCATTTGGCAGACCTTTGATTACCCAACTGACTCCCTTCTGCCCGGACAGCGCCTTCCAAGGGGCGGGATGCTTCTGTCTAGAGCTGCGAAGACGGACTTCAGGACAGGGATTTTCAGGCTGTGGATGCAATATGATGCAAACCTTGTTCTGTACTACGTGTACGGACTGGACACACCGACAGACGCCTACTTCTCGTTCGAGACATGGGGGCTAGGCAACAATGTGTCCTTGAATCTTGAAAGTGACGGCCGTCTTTGTTTGTACAACGGTGGTGTCTGGGAAAAGAGTTTAACCTCGGGAGGGAACCCTGTCGGAGGGGTTATCTATCTCGTGAGGCTCGATTGGGATGGAATTCTACGTCTGTACAATCGATCACTGGAGAAAGAAGACAATTGGAAGTCACTGTGGTCAGTCACGGAGGACAAATGTTTACCTAAGGGCTTGTGTGGCATTAATAGCTACTGCACTAACACGGATGGAGGTGCGGAGTGCAAATGCCTCCCGGGATTTGATATCGCACGTAAAGGCGAATGGAGCGATGGCTGCACCTCCGATTTCAAGGTAGACTGCAGAGACACGAATCAAAGTAGAAGATATGTGATGACGAGTGTTGGCAACGTAACTTGGGAAGACAATTACTACAGTGCTTCGAGAGGAACAACTGAAGAGCGTTGCAAAGAGGGCTGTCTACAAGACTGCAACTGTATCGTAGCCTTGTTTAGAGATGGAGAATGTCGGAAGCAAAAGCTTCCGCTAAGCTATGGCAGATTTTCTCCAAATGCCACTGACATGGCTTTTGTGAGAGAGAACAGCTTCAACTATATTCATCCCG GATTGACAGGACATCGACAGAGGCTTACCGATGTGCAGAAGCATGCATTACTTG GAGTATCGCTAGGTATACTTGGTCTACTTATATCCGGCATTATCTACTACGTTAGAAGACAGCGTGGATGGTGCAATCAGGGAAAGGAAAACAAACAGAGTCTTGACAAATTTGTACTTAACCATGGATATCTGGCTCCAAAAAGATACAGCTACAATGAAATCAAAAGAATAACAAAATCCTTCACAGAAAAACTAGGCCAAGGAGGCTATGGTGTTGTATACAAAGGAAAGCTACCTGATGGTCAGCTTGTGGCAGTGAAGGTCTTAAAGAAAACTCACGATAATGCGGAAGAATTTGTTAACGAGGTCGCCAGCATAAGTAGAACCTCCCATGTTAACATTGTCAATCTCTTGGGATTTTGCTATGAGAAGAACAAAAAGGCCCTAGTCTACGAATTTATGCCTAACAAATCCTTAGACAAGTTCATCCACAAGAGCCGATCCACGGATCCAAATTGCTCATTGGGGTGGAGGAAAATGTACGAGATTGCAGTTGGGGTTGCCCAAGGTCTTGGGTACCTGCATAGAGGCTGCAACACCAGGATCGTTCATTTTGATATCAAGCCTCAGAATATTCTTTTGGATGAAGACTTTTGCCCAAAGATATCAGATTTCGGGCTTGCTAAATTGTGTGTGAAGAAGCAAAGCATAATATCTATGCTTGGAACAAGAGGAACTATAGGGTACATTGCTCCAGAAGTGTTCTCAAGAAATTTTGGCAGAGTTTCTCACAAATCAGATGTGTACAGCTATGGTATTATGCTTCTTCGAATGGCGGAAACAGGGACTAATGTTGAGACTAAGTCGTCTCCATCAAGTGAACATTATTTCCTTGAAGAAATTTATGAGCATGTGGTAATGCAAAATGAAAAGATTCATGCTCTCATGacagaagaggaagaagaagttgtGAGGAAAATGTTAATGGTAGGTTTTTGGTGCACTCAGACAGCTCCATTAGATAGGCCTTCGATGAATAAAGTAGTGGATATGTTGCAAGGGAATCTGCAGTCTATACAGATTCCCCCAATGCCATTTTTGCTCTCCTCTCCGAAGCCACAGCTCTCATGTTCACTTCCTGTAATTGTAGAAACATATGCAACTCCATATGGTTTAATAAACCATTACCAACCTAGAGGCACACTCCCGTGA
- the LOC121773640 gene encoding delta(7)-sterol-C5(6)-desaturase, translating into MEDQLRLFVEETSWYNDLVLGAMLPEKWWAPLPHFYRGWLRNYIGGTLLYMVSGILWCFYIYYLKRNVYLPKDAIPTRKAMLLQIKVAMKAMPWYCALPTISEYMIEHGWTKCFPRISDVGFAQYLSYICVYLIIVEFGIYWMHRELHDIKPLYKYLHATHHIYNKQNTLSPFAGLAFHPLDGILQAVPHVVALFLVPMHFTAHIALLFLEALWTANIHDCIHGQVWPVMGAGYHTIHHTTYRHNYGHYTIWMDWMFGTLRDPLEDDAKKI; encoded by the exons ATGGAGGATCAGCTGCGGCTGTTCGTGGAAGAAACGTCGTGGTACAACGACCTCGTTCTCGGGGCGATGCTGCCGGAGAAGTGGTGGGCACCACTCCCCCACTTCTACAGAGGCTGGCTACGGAACTACATTGGCGGCACCTTGCTCTACATGGTCTCCGGGATCTTATGGTGTTTCTACATCTACTATTTAAAGCGCAACGTCTATCTTCCTAAAG ATGCCATTCCTACTAGAAAAGCCATGCTTTTGCAGATAAAGGTTGCAATGAAAGCTATGCCATGGTACTGTGCTCTTCCAACAATCTCTGAATACATGATTGAACATGGATGGACTAAATGCTTTCCAAGAATAAGCGATGTTGGGTTTGCTCAATACCTCAGCTATATTTGTGTCTATCTTATAATTGTGGAATTTGGAATATACTGGATGCATAGAGAGCTGCATGACATAAAGCCTCTCTATAAGTATCTCCACGCCACGCATCACATATATAACAAGCAAAATACGCTCTCCCCATTTGCTG GTTTGGCCTTCCACCCACTTGATGGTATACTGCAGGCAGTGCCCCATGTGGTAGCGCTCTTCCTGGTGCCAATGCATTTCACGGCGCACATAGCCCTTCTGTTCTTAGAGGCTCTGTGGACTGCTAATATTCACGACTGCATACACGGACAAGTATGGCCGGTAATGGGCGCTGGCTACCACACGATTCACCACACCACGTATCGCCATAACTATGGCCACTACACAATATGGATGGACTGGATGTTCGGAACCCTACGTGATCCACTGGAAGATGACGCCAAGAAGATATAA
- the LOC121773386 gene encoding uncharacterized protein LOC121773386: MLSSTVVKKLKPLTSSLDYSISYQLLQRCSVSGTAKGKGKIKTGQPLKRSKVTTKKGSPPDPTKKEGPRKKSNFDEMVEQCLTTTAPLRFLKPKEKEREAEREMMGLISKANEQAKEKLKKQTDEFDSPWIIGTSGLDYISLGLVDADKIPKYDLSVEDGRRLAKEYSRTMMRQHRARRAAETLLLQCKKEAIEALPEHLRAAALVPDLTPFPANRFMATLTPPIEGYSEKINEAARKSVEGKKRR; the protein is encoded by the coding sequence ATGCTGAGCTCTACTGTTGTCAAGAAATTGAAGCCTTTGACCTCATCCTTGGATTATTCTATAAGCTACCAGCTCCTTCAGAGATGCTCTGTCAGTGGCACTGCGAAGGGGAAGGGTAAGATCAAGACCGGGCAGCCGTTGAAGCGATCGAAGGTCACTACGAAAAAGGGGTCACCACCCGATCCAACTAAGAAAGAAGGGCCGAGGAAGAAGAGCAATTTTGATGAAATGGTTGAGCAATGTTTGACTACCACCGCACCACTGAGGTTCTTGAAGCCCAAAGAGAAGGAGAGGGAAGCCGAGCGAGAGATGATGGGGCTCATAAGTAAGGCGAACGAGCAGGCGAAAGAGAAGCTAAAGAAACAAACGGATGAATTTGATTCACCTTGGATCATAGGAACTTCGGGTTTGGATTATATTAGTTTAGGGTTAGTTGATGCTGATAAGATCCCAAAGTACGATCTGAGTGTTGAGGACGGACGAAGGCTTGCAAAGGAGTATAGTAGGACCATGATGAGGCAGCATAGAGCAAGGCGGGCGGCAGAGACACTGCTGTTGCAGTGTAAGAAAGAAGCAATTGAGGCATTGCCTGAGCATCTGAGAGCAGCTGCTTTAGTCCCGGATTTGACTCCTTTTCCAGCAAATAGATTTATGGCAACACTGACCCCACCAATTGAAGGCTATAGTGAGAAGATCAACGAGGCAGCACGGAAGAGTGTTGAAGGGAAGAAGCGTAGATGA
- the LOC121774239 gene encoding G-type lectin S-receptor-like serine/threonine-protein kinase LECRK2: MSAAVVLLLLFFSCVTSNADEVTNFHISLSSSLTPSTNSTWISHSNKFAFGFYPTPNGYAVCVSFTNYFDKSRTVVWTANTDDPIVPDNAVMLLTEDGLVLKTFDSSETISIIGKSSRPVGGAAMLDSGNFVLLDYRGSVTWQTFDHPTDCIVPGQFLSPGTQLLSHASETDLRKGMFRLKMQTDGNLVLYDSDSLDVTRDAYYASGTAGRGNKTCLILLNDGHLFLFDGTSVVMNITAGGSPAFEVLYLARIDPDGIFRVYNRSWQPEDDWRPMWAVSDDKCYPKGVCGINSYCSYKDGDAADCRCLPGYNRISSVVGCISNLVVDCSDNDQSSKFEMTRIQNVTWEDNYYSALDVSSEQGCKEACLKDCSCRVALYRDGQCRKQKLPLRYGRWQTVIEDVAFVRVANSSTAAGNKVLCSSL, from the coding sequence ATGTCTGCTGCTGTAGTGTTGTTGCTCCTCTTCTTTTCTTGCGTCACGTCAAATGCAGATGAAGTAACAAACTTCCATATCAGCCTATCATCTTCTCTAACACCTTCCACCAATTCTACATGGATCTCACATTCTAATAAATTCGCCTTTGGGTTCTACCCCACACCAAATGGCTACGCCGTCTGCGTCTCCTTCACCAACTACTTCGACAAAAGCAGAACCGTGGTGTGGACTGCTAACACGGACGATCCAATCGTCCCAGACAACGCTGTCATGCTGCTAACTGAAGATGGCCTAGTTTTAAAGACATTTGATAGCAGTGAAACAATCTCTATAATTGGCAAGTCTTCCCGGCCTGTAGGAGGCGCTGCAATGCTCGACAGTGGCAACTTCGTGCTGTTGGATTATCGTGGCAGCGTGACGTGGCAGACGTTTGATCACCCGACAGACTGCATTGTGCCCGGGCAGTTCCTCTCACCGGGCACTCAACTGTTATCCCATGCCTCAGAGACAGACCTCAGGAAAGGTATGTTCAGGCTCAAGATGCAAACTGATGGAAACCTCGTGCTCTACGATTCAGACAGCCTAGACGTGACCAGAGACGCTTACTATGCATCGGGGACTGCTGGAAGGGGAAACAAAACCTGCTTGATTCTTCTAAATGATGGTCATCTTTTTCTCTTTGATGGAACTTCTGTTGTGATGAATATAACCGCAGGAGGGAGCCCTGCATTCGAGGTTCTGTATCTAGCGAGGATTGATCCTGATGGAATTTTTCGCGTGTATAATCGCTCATGGCAGCCAGAAGATGATTGGAGGCCAATGTGGGCAGTAAGTGATGACAAATGCTATCCCAAAGGTGTATGCGGGATCAACAGCTACTGCAGTTACAAGGATGGAGATGCTGCTGACTGCAGATGCCTCCCTGGGTACAATCGCATCAGCTCAGTAGTCGGCTGCATCTCCAACCTTGTCGTGGACTGTTCGGACAACGATCAGAGCAGCAAGTTTGAGATGACGAGGATTCAAAATGTTACATGGGAAGACAATTACTACAGTGCTTTGGATGTGAGCAGTGAACAAGGCTGTAAAGAGGCTTGTTTGAAGGACTGCAGCTGTCGTGTGGCCTTGTATCGAGATGGACAATGTCGGAAGCAGAAGCTTCCTCTCAGATACGGGAGATGGCAGACGGTTATTGAGGATGTTGCTTTTGTTAGAGTCGCCAATTCTTCCACGGCCGCAGGTAACAAAGTATTGTGCTCAAGTTTGTAG
- the LOC121774238 gene encoding class V chitinase-like gives MATSAVLLLSALSLFQLLHFSAAAVNGGYWFPEGGLAASDIDSTLFTHLFCAFANLNPSTNQLTVPPANTALFSQFTATVRSKNPNVKTLLSIGGGSDNEAFFSAMASQPASRRSFIDSSIRLARSYGFSGLDLDWEYPRTAADMANLGALISEWRRAVSADARASGMAALLLTSAFYVSSDLNGAIYPARTIDTDLDFVNVMAYDFFDPSWYKFTNSHSMLYDPVNWVSGSKGIAAWIQAGVRAQKLVLGVPFYGHAWRLANANNHGVLAPATGAAAEDGSGYNQIRSFIKRNNAAVVYNSTIVTNYCYSGTTWIGYDDIESIAAKVSYAKQRGLLGYFAWHVGADSDWALSTQAKKSWGA, from the exons ATGGCTACATCAGCAGTACTCCTACTCtcagctctctctctcttccaatTACTCCAtttctccgccgccgccgtgaATGGAGGCTACTGGTTCCCAGAGGGAGGCTTGGCCGCCTCAGACATAGACTCCACTCTATTCACACACCTCTTCTGCGCATTCGCCAACCTCAACCCCTCCACCAATCAACTCACCGTCCCCCCCGCAAACACCGCCCTCTTCTCCCAATTCACCGCAACCGTCCGATCCAAAAATCCAAACGTCAAAACTCTCCTCTCCATCGGCGGTGGGAGCGACAACGAGGCTTTCTTCTCCGCCATGGCGAGCCAGCCCGCCTCCCGCCGCTCCTTCATCGACTCCTCGATCAGGCTGGCCCGCTCCTACGGCTTCTCGGGGCTCGATCTCGACTGGGAGTATCCGCGCACCGCCGCCGACATGGCCAATCTCGGAGCCCTGATTTCGGAGTGGCGCCGCGCTGTCTCGGCAGACGCGCGGGCCTCGGGGATGGCCGCGCTTCTCCTCACCTCGGCGTTCTACGTCTCGTCCGATCTCAACGGCGCAATCTACCCGGCGCGGACGATCGACACGGACTTGGACTTCGTGAACGTGATGGCTTACGATTTCTTCGATCCGTCATG GTACAAGTTCACGAACTCGCACTCGATGCTGTACGACCCGGTGAACTGGGTGAGCGGCAGCAAGGGCATCGCGGCTTGGATTCAGGCAGGCGTGCGCGCGCAGAAGTTGGTTCTCGGCGTGCCATTTTACGGCCACGCGTGGCGGTTGGCAAATGCGAATAACCACGGCGTTTTGGCGCCAGCGACCGGGGCTGCGGCTGAGGATGGAAGTGGGTATAACCAGATTAGGAGCTTCATCAAGCGGAATAATGCGGCGGTGGTGTATAATTCGACGATCGTGACGAATTATTGCTACTCGGGAACTACGTGGATCGGCTACGACGATATTGAATCCATCGCGGCTAAGGTTTCGTATGCCAAGCAGAGAGGGCTGCTTGGTTACTTCGCATGGCACGTTGGTGCTGATAGCGATTGGGCTCTCTCTACACAAG CTAAAAAGTCGTGGGGAGCATAA
- the LOC121774869 gene encoding plastidic glucose transporter 4-like — protein MEASVCTVNTKSCFSLHSRGILTRSTIGVGCSLRATKRNDALRLSCGGSTSMGRTGGSIQSLFGSSAKARLVRAQASEGDIENDAPVKIPVKSSGTVLPYVGVACLGAFLFGYHLGVVNGALEYLAKDLGIAENTVLQGWIVSTLLAGATVGSFTGGSLADKFGRTKTFILDAVPLAVGAFLCATAQNIETMIIGRLLAGIGIGVSSAIVPLYISEISPTEIRGTLGSVNQLFICIGILAALVAGLPLAGNPLWWRSMFGVALIPSVLLALGMAFSPESPRWLYQQGRISDAEVSIRRLYGKERVSEVMRDLAAAGQGSTEPEAGWFDLFSSRYWKIVSVGAALFLFQQLAGINAVVYYSTSVFRSAGITSDVAASALVGAANVFGTTVASSLMDKQGRKSLLLTSFAGMAASMLLLSLSFTWKALAPYSGTLAVLGTVLYVLSFSLGAGPVPALLLPEIFSSRIRAKAVALSLGMHWISNFVIGLYFLSVVTKFGISTVYLGFASVCLLAVMYISGNVVETKGRSLEEIERALSPAV, from the exons ATGGAAGCTTCCGTGTGTACCGTCAACACAAAATCGTGCTTCAGCCTCCACAGCCGCGGGATTTTGACGAGATCGACGATTGGAGTAGGATGCAGTCTTCGCGCGACGAAGAGGAACGACGCTTTGAGGCTTAGCTGCGGTGGTTCGACTTCAATGGGGAGAACGGGAGGTAGTATTCAGAGTTTGTTCGGTTCATCCGCCAAGGCTAGATTAGTCAGAGCTCAAGCTTCTG AAGGAGATATTGAGAATGACGCCCCTGTGAAAATCCCGGTGAAATCGTCTGGTACTGTGTTGCCATATGTTGGTGTTGCTTGTCTTGGAGCATTTCTATTTGGATATCATCTAGG AGTGGTAAATGGAGCTCTCGAGTACCTTGCTAAGGATCTCGGAATTGCAGAGAATACGGTGCTGCAAG GCTGGATTGTTAGCACACTTCTTGCTGGTGCCACAGTTGGTTCGTTTACTGGAGGTTCATTGGCAGATAAGTTTGGGCGAACAAAGACTTTTATTTTGGATGCAGTTCCACTTGCTGTAGGAGCATTTCTTTG TGCCACTGCCCAGAATATAGAGACAATGATAATAGGTCGGTTACTTGCTGGCATTGGGATTGGTGTTTCTTCTGCAATTGTGCCACTTTACATCTCTGAG ATCTCACCAACTGAAATCCGAGGTACACTCGGATCTGTCAACCAGCTATTTATATGTATTGGAATTCTTGCAGCATTGGTAGCTGGTCTACCGTTGGCCGGGAATCCTCTGTG GTGGAGGTCAATGTTTGGTGTTGCACTTATTCCATCTGTTTTACTCGCACTTGGAATGGCATTTTCTCCTGAAAGTCCACGTTGGCTTTATCAG CAAGGAAGAATTTCTGATGCCGAAGTATCTATTAGAAGGCTATATGGGAAAGAAAGAGTTTCTGAGGTTATGAGGGATTTGGCTGCAGCAGGACAGGGTTCCACAGAACCAGAAGCAGGCTGGTTTGATCTTTTCAGCAGCCGTTACTGGAAAA TTGTTAGTGTAGGTGCGGCTCTCTTCTTGTTCCAGCAGCTTGCTGGGATAAATGCTGTTGTTTATTACTCAACTTCAGTATTTCGCAGTGCTGGAATAACATCTGATGTTGCTGCCAGTGCTCTGGTTGGAGCTGCAAATGTATTTG GCACAACTGTTGCATCCTCATTGATGGACAAGCAAGGACGCAAGAGCCTTCTTCTTACAAGCTTTGCTGGAATG GCTGCTTCGATGTTGTTGCTTTCTTTGAGTTTTACTTGGAAGGCCCTGGCACCATATTCAGGAACACTTGCTGTTCTTGGGACAGTTCT CTACGTATTATCTTTCTCTCTCGGTGCTGGTCCTGTGCCTGCTCTCCTACTTCCGGAGATCTTTTCATCTCGAATCAGAGCAAAAGCAGTGGCATTATCTCTGGGCATGCATTGG ATATCGAATTTTGTGATTGGGCTCTACTTCTTGAGTGTTGTAACTAAGTTTGGAATCAGCACGGTGTACCTGGGATTCGCTTCTGTGTGTCTCCTTGCAGTTATGTACATATCTGGCAATGTCGTGGAGACAAAGGGGCGCTCCTTGGAGGAAATTGAACGCGCTTTAAGCCCCGCCGTTTGA
- the LOC121774870 gene encoding uncharacterized protein LOC121774870, which yields MERESREEADERREAAIASAACLRPNFKPKSGITEAQLSKFQELRRRRLQIKAKSKIHKQDKGANGKGKTHKKPVEIQESSDQETSTPTMNGTADLKPENNRLVNVSSEVDNVARDTAVKTRQKLFWGLDTKERWERKSNM from the exons ATGGAAAGGGAGAGCCGAGAAGAAGCAGACGAAAGGAGAGAAGCAGCTATAGCCTCAGCGGCGTGTTTACGCCCCAATTTCAAGCCCAAATCTGGAATTACTGAAGCGCAGCTCTCCAAATTTCAG GAATTGCGCAGGAGGCGTTTACAAATCAAAGCCAAATCTAAAATACACAAGCAAGACAAAG GAGCTAATGGGAAAGGGAAAACCCACAAGAAGCCGGTTGAAATTCAGGAAAGCTCCGATCAAGAAACAAGTACACCTACTATGAATGGCACTGCTGATTTGAAACCAGAAAACAACAGACTGGTGAATGTATCGTCTGAAGTAGACAATGTAGCAAGAGACACAGCTGTGAAAACCCGCCAGAAGTTGTTTTGGGG GCTTGACACGAAAGAGAGGTGGGAGAGGAAGTCCAACATGTGA